One window of the Streptomyces sp. TS71-3 genome contains the following:
- a CDS encoding IclR family transcriptional regulator, protein MGVPPSAGAGVTTANGVDEMAAIERAAQVLEALAASDEPLGFAALAGATGLPKSSLHNVCASLTATGLVDRLGDGRYRLGLRLVELSQKRLADSDLVSTFNEACAASAWLPDESIVLAVLDGVDTLYLGRRHGSKPIAVRYQKIGMRLPAALTATGKSLLSTLKDDEVRALFAAGEGLRSPYGPVTKTVDELVDELRAVRSHGYAVDDGDTVPGMICFGAPIAVPPGRRLADDVESVSAVGFSVVKSTVDEVTYDVLVTQIQKLADRIAKLLTVA, encoded by the coding sequence GAGTCGACGAGATGGCAGCCATCGAGCGGGCGGCGCAGGTACTCGAGGCCCTCGCGGCGTCCGACGAGCCCCTGGGGTTCGCCGCGCTGGCCGGGGCGACCGGGCTGCCGAAGAGTTCGCTGCACAACGTCTGCGCGAGCCTCACGGCGACCGGCCTGGTGGACCGGCTCGGCGACGGGCGCTACCGGCTGGGCCTGCGCCTCGTCGAGCTGAGCCAGAAGCGGCTCGCGGACAGCGATCTGGTCTCGACGTTCAACGAGGCCTGCGCGGCGTCGGCCTGGCTGCCCGACGAGTCGATCGTGCTGGCCGTGCTCGACGGCGTGGACACGCTCTACCTGGGCCGGCGGCACGGCAGCAAGCCGATCGCCGTCCGCTACCAGAAGATCGGCATGCGGCTGCCCGCGGCCCTGACCGCCACGGGCAAGTCGCTGCTGTCCACGCTGAAGGACGACGAGGTCCGGGCGCTGTTCGCGGCCGGCGAGGGGCTCAGGAGCCCGTACGGGCCGGTGACGAAGACGGTGGACGAGCTCGTCGACGAGCTGCGGGCGGTGCGCTCGCACGGGTACGCCGTCGACGACGGCGACACCGTCCCGGGCATGATCTGCTTCGGCGCGCCGATCGCCGTCCCGCCGGGCAGGCGCCTCGCGGACGACGTGGAGTCCGTGAGCGCGGTCGGTTTCAGCGTCGTGAAGTCGACGGTGGACGAGGTCACGTACGACGTGCTGGTCACGCAGATCCAGAAGCTGGCCGACCGGATCGCGAAGCTGCTGACGGTGGCTTAG